A stretch of the Nitrospirota bacterium genome encodes the following:
- a CDS encoding ABC transporter permease, with protein sequence MINIPSTFKISIRALRVNKMRSALTMLGIIIGVGAVIAMVAVGTGASQKIAEQISSMGSNLLIILPGATTSGGVRMGAGTQPTLTTGDTDAIMKECPGVSDAAPIHNGVAQIVTGHMNWSTGVIGTTPSLLVVRDWELATGRAFTQQDVKSATKVALLGQTVVDNLFGDQNPVGQTIRIKNLPFTVVGVLARKGQNAQGQDQDDTILIPVTTAQKKLFGAQFPGMVRIIIVKAKSAEDLPSAEKQINELLRQRHHIGQKQDNDFTVRNLTQIMQAQEQSTKVMTLLLGAIASVSLLVGGIGIMNIMLVSVTERTREIGIRMAIGAKTWDIRLQFIIEALTLSLIGGVIGIVTGVSTSMVLSSLSGWPTIVSPLSIVMAFGFSGFIGIFFGFYPAYKASLLNPIDALRYE encoded by the coding sequence ATGATCAACATTCCCTCGACCTTCAAGATCTCAATCCGCGCGCTCCGCGTGAACAAGATGCGCTCGGCGCTCACCATGCTCGGCATCATCATCGGCGTCGGCGCCGTGATCGCCATGGTCGCCGTCGGCACCGGGGCGAGCCAGAAGATCGCGGAGCAGATCTCGAGCATGGGCAGCAACCTGCTGATCATCCTGCCCGGGGCCACGACCTCGGGAGGTGTACGGATGGGGGCGGGGACGCAGCCCACGCTGACCACGGGCGATACAGACGCCATCATGAAGGAATGCCCCGGCGTTTCCGATGCGGCGCCGATTCACAACGGCGTGGCGCAGATCGTCACCGGCCACATGAACTGGTCCACGGGCGTGATAGGCACGACTCCCTCGCTCCTCGTCGTCCGCGACTGGGAACTTGCCACGGGCAGGGCTTTCACGCAGCAGGACGTGAAGAGCGCGACCAAGGTCGCGCTTCTCGGCCAGACCGTGGTGGACAACCTGTTCGGCGACCAGAACCCGGTGGGCCAGACGATCAGGATCAAGAACCTGCCCTTCACCGTCGTCGGCGTCCTTGCCCGCAAGGGCCAGAACGCGCAGGGCCAGGACCAGGACGACACGATCCTGATCCCCGTGACCACGGCTCAGAAAAAACTCTTCGGGGCCCAGTTCCCGGGCATGGTCAGGATCATCATCGTCAAGGCGAAGAGCGCCGAGGACCTTCCGTCCGCCGAAAAACAGATCAACGAGCTCCTCCGGCAGCGGCACCACATCGGCCAGAAGCAGGACAACGACTTCACGGTCAGGAACCTCACGCAGATCATGCAGGCCCAGGAACAGTCCACGAAGGTCATGACCCTCCTGCTCGGCGCGATCGCGTCCGTCTCGCTCCTCGTGGGCGGCATCGGCATCATGAACATCATGCTCGTGTCCGTGACCGAGCGCACCCGGGAGATCGGCATCCGCATGGCCATAGGAGCCAAGACCTGGGACATCCGGCTCCAGTTCATCATCGAGGCTCTCACGCTGTCGCTCATCGGAGGCGTCATCGGGATCGTCACGGGAGTGTCCACGTCGATGGTCCTGTCCTCCCTCTCCGGCTGGCCTACCATCGTATCGCCGCTCTCCATCGTGATGGCATTCGGATTCTCCGGCTTCATCGGCATCTTCTTCGGCTTCTATCCCGCCTACAAAGCCTCGCTCCTCAACCCCATCGACGCGCTAAGGTACGAATAA
- a CDS encoding transposase — protein MARPLRIEYPGAVYHVTARGNEKKPVFKDDADRLNFLNTLQHVNKRYNWLCQTYCLMTNHYHLLIETPDGNLALGMRQLNGVYTQLFNKRHNRTGHLFQGRYKAILIQKDSHLLEVCRYVVLNPVRAGMAEKPDDYSWSSYRATAGKEKPHPSLTTDWVLGQFSGKRGKAEREYRQFVKWGIGKQTIWTEVRGQALLGKDDFVDKLADHLRKHKDITEIPRSQRYATRPALPVLLPEGILSDHRKLKRRLSDAVEKHGYRQSEIARQMGVHYSTISRWLREYENARRKT, from the coding sequence ATGGCCCGTCCGCTTCGCATCGAATACCCAGGTGCAGTCTATCACGTCACCGCACGGGGCAATGAGAAGAAGCCCGTCTTCAAGGACGACGCTGACCGCCTGAACTTCCTGAACACCCTCCAGCACGTTAACAAACGCTACAATTGGCTCTGCCAGACCTACTGCCTCATGACCAACCATTACCATCTTCTCATCGAGACCCCTGACGGCAACCTAGCCCTTGGTATGCGCCAATTGAACGGCGTTTACACCCAACTCTTCAACAAGCGCCACAATCGGACCGGACATTTGTTCCAGGGAAGATACAAAGCCATCCTCATCCAGAAAGACAGCCACCTCCTTGAAGTATGCCGGTATGTCGTTTTGAACCCCGTCCGTGCCGGGATGGCTGAGAAGCCTGACGACTATTCATGGTCCAGCTACCGGGCGACGGCCGGAAAGGAAAAGCCACATCCAAGCCTCACGACGGACTGGGTGCTAGGCCAGTTCAGCGGGAAGCGGGGCAAGGCCGAGCGGGAATACCGGCAGTTCGTGAAGTGGGGAATTGGAAAACAGACGATCTGGACCGAGGTGCGGGGCCAGGCTCTGTTGGGGAAGGACGACTTCGTTGACAAACTGGCCGATCATCTCAGGAAGCATAAAGACATCACTGAGATTCCCCGGAGCCAACGGTATGCGACGCGGCCTGCGCTTCCGGTTCTTTTGCCGGAAGGGATCTTGAGCGATCATCGCAAACTGAAGAGAAGACTGTCGGACGCAGTGGAAAAACATGGTTACCGACAGAGCGAGATTGCACGGCAGATGGGCGTGCATTATTCAACGATCAGCCGTTGGCTGCGCGAGTATGAAAATGCACGGAGAAAGACCTGA
- the recG gene encoding ATP-dependent DNA helicase RecG → MDDLKTILDRIRKPLFFASRDNFAHVGSLSALEPFMRVQLGELKLLGQEKPKIHELEAVFEQFDSLPISEKKDRIRIASALIDSWDSDSNLHPEGEKAYKASPRSTAEEQPEVHKGLIALDTPVQYIKGIGPKRAELLKKLGIETVDDALSYLPWRYEDRGNLKKIGRLSIGSYETVMGEVVSAKVAETRRRWVKVFELVITDRSGMLVGSWYNQPFMQKAFRVGQKVILSGVVKSNPYKGGLPQIDNPDYEIMEEGDQDDLIHTGTIVPIYRTTSGLSVRYLRSMMKTILDACAGSMQEPLPHDLVAKYSLMPVSQALPEVHFPSLEKNIDVLNRGASPAHRRMSFEELFSLELGLALKKRGVVVEKKGISFRDIGTLEASLRKRLPYALTIAQERVLAEIKKDMIASRPMNRLVQGDVGCGKTIVALIAALMAVENGYQACIMAPTEILADQHFKSMSALAIPLGIPVRTLTGRMRKKEKESLLADIASGSAAIAVGTHALIEQDVMFHRLGLAVIDEQHRFGVMQRSTLTSKGYEPDVLVMTATPIPRTLALTVYGDLDVSVIDELPPGRIPVITKLYFEPKRQEAYRFIEAELAKGRQAYVVYPLVEETEKSDLKAATEMAAHLQQDIFPKWKVGLLHGRMKGDEKEAVMASYKSGEIHMLVSTTVIEVGVDVPNATIMVIEHPERFGLAQLHQLRGRVGRGAHQSYCILMGPRMFAPEARERLTAFSRTNDGFRIAEEDLRLRGPGEFFGTRQSGLPDLRAANIIRDADLLEKARTEAFALIQQDADLAGHPRLRELLKRRWQGKLRLISVG, encoded by the coding sequence ATGGACGACCTCAAGACCATCCTCGACCGCATCAGGAAACCGCTCTTTTTCGCCTCCCGTGACAACTTTGCCCATGTGGGGAGCCTCTCGGCCCTTGAGCCTTTCATGCGCGTCCAGTTGGGGGAATTAAAGCTCCTCGGACAGGAGAAGCCAAAGATCCACGAGCTCGAAGCGGTGTTCGAGCAGTTCGACAGCCTCCCCATCTCCGAGAAGAAAGACCGGATCAGGATAGCCTCGGCATTGATCGATTCGTGGGACAGCGACAGCAACCTTCACCCCGAAGGGGAGAAGGCGTACAAAGCTTCTCCTCGATCAACGGCGGAGGAGCAGCCGGAAGTCCACAAGGGCCTTATCGCACTCGATACGCCGGTCCAGTACATCAAGGGGATCGGCCCGAAGCGGGCAGAGCTGCTCAAGAAGCTCGGCATTGAGACCGTCGATGACGCGCTGTCCTACCTTCCCTGGCGCTACGAGGACCGCGGGAATCTCAAGAAGATCGGCAGACTCTCCATCGGGTCCTATGAGACCGTGATGGGCGAGGTTGTCTCCGCCAAGGTTGCAGAGACGAGGCGGCGCTGGGTGAAGGTGTTCGAGCTGGTGATCACCGACCGGAGCGGGATGCTCGTGGGCTCCTGGTACAACCAGCCCTTCATGCAGAAGGCGTTCAGGGTCGGCCAGAAGGTGATCCTGTCTGGCGTCGTGAAATCGAACCCGTACAAGGGCGGCCTGCCCCAGATCGACAACCCCGACTATGAGATCATGGAGGAAGGGGATCAGGACGACCTCATCCATACCGGCACGATCGTTCCCATCTACCGCACCACGTCGGGCCTGTCTGTCCGCTATCTGCGCAGCATGATGAAAACGATCCTCGATGCCTGTGCCGGATCGATGCAGGAGCCGCTGCCCCACGACCTCGTCGCTAAATACTCGCTGATGCCCGTATCCCAGGCCCTTCCGGAAGTCCATTTCCCGTCCCTCGAAAAGAACATCGACGTTCTGAACCGCGGGGCAAGTCCCGCACACCGGCGGATGAGCTTCGAGGAGCTCTTCTCGCTGGAGCTCGGCCTTGCCCTGAAAAAACGGGGCGTCGTTGTTGAGAAGAAGGGCATTTCGTTCAGGGATATCGGAACGCTCGAGGCCTCGCTCCGGAAGCGGCTGCCCTATGCTTTGACCATTGCCCAGGAACGGGTCCTTGCCGAGATCAAGAAGGACATGATCGCCAGCAGGCCCATGAACCGTCTGGTCCAGGGCGATGTGGGGTGCGGCAAGACGATCGTCGCGCTCATCGCGGCGCTCATGGCCGTGGAGAACGGATACCAGGCGTGCATCATGGCCCCCACGGAGATCCTCGCGGACCAGCACTTCAAGAGCATGTCAGCTCTCGCAATTCCGCTCGGAATCCCCGTGCGCACCCTCACGGGACGCATGAGGAAGAAGGAAAAGGAGTCCCTGCTGGCCGACATCGCATCGGGCTCGGCCGCGATCGCGGTCGGCACCCACGCCTTGATCGAGCAGGACGTGATGTTTCATCGCCTCGGCCTCGCGGTCATCGACGAGCAGCACCGCTTCGGCGTGATGCAGCGGTCCACGCTCACCTCCAAGGGATACGAGCCCGACGTGCTGGTCATGACCGCGACCCCCATCCCGCGCACGCTTGCGCTCACGGTCTACGGGGACCTGGATGTTTCCGTGATCGACGAGCTGCCGCCCGGACGGATTCCGGTGATCACCAAACTGTATTTCGAGCCGAAGCGGCAGGAGGCCTACCGCTTCATCGAGGCCGAGCTCGCCAAGGGCCGCCAGGCATACGTGGTCTACCCCCTCGTGGAAGAGACCGAGAAGAGCGACCTCAAGGCAGCGACCGAGATGGCGGCCCATCTGCAGCAGGACATCTTCCCAAAATGGAAGGTCGGTCTCCTGCACGGGAGGATGAAGGGGGACGAAAAGGAAGCGGTCATGGCGTCCTACAAGTCGGGCGAGATCCACATGCTTGTCTCGACCACGGTGATCGAGGTCGGCGTGGACGTGCCGAACGCGACGATCATGGTGATCGAGCATCCCGAGCGGTTCGGCCTGGCGCAGCTCCACCAGCTCCGGGGCAGGGTCGGGAGGGGGGCCCACCAGTCGTACTGCATCCTGATGGGGCCGCGCATGTTCGCCCCCGAGGCGCGGGAGCGGCTGACCGCGTTCAGCCGCACGAACGACGGGTTCAGGATCGCCGAGGAAGACCTCCGGCTTCGCGGTCCGGGCGAGTTCTTCGGCACGCGCCAGTCCGGCCTGCCGGACCTGCGGGCTGCGAACATCATACGGGACGCGGACCTTCTGGAGAAGGCCAGGACCGAGGCCTTCGCGCTGATCCAGCAGGATGCGGACCTTGCAGGCCATCCCCGGCTCCGGGAACTGCTGAAGAGAAGGTGGCAGGGAAAGCTGAGGCTGATCAGCGTCGGTTGA
- a CDS encoding prepilin peptidase, with the protein MTLALVFIFGLLIGSFLNVCIVRLPRDRSIVKPPSHCPGCREPIRFYDNIPVISFLLLRGRCRACGEPISWRYPLVEFMNAAFFVLIAREFGVSGEAFLLMAFCSSLIVITFIDLDHQIIPDFITLPGILIGISIAPLVMSALGEPLPFYLGRLMPHAGHYLAGFVNSVTGMLCGAVPLLAIGWLWEKLRHIEAMGGGDVKLMGMVGSFLGWKGALLTIMLGAISGSIIGIALILLKRHQMEKVIPFGPFLALGAVVTAFYGPELIDWYVSLIRT; encoded by the coding sequence ATGACCCTCGCGCTGGTGTTCATCTTCGGCCTGCTGATCGGCAGCTTCCTGAATGTCTGCATCGTGCGCCTCCCGCGCGACCGCTCCATCGTAAAACCGCCGTCGCACTGTCCCGGGTGCAGGGAGCCCATCAGGTTCTACGACAACATCCCGGTCATCAGCTTCCTGCTCCTCCGCGGCAGATGCCGCGCCTGCGGCGAGCCCATTTCCTGGCGGTATCCGCTCGTCGAGTTCATGAATGCCGCGTTCTTCGTCCTGATCGCCCGGGAATTCGGCGTTTCCGGCGAAGCTTTTCTCCTGATGGCCTTCTGCTCGTCCCTGATCGTCATCACCTTCATCGATCTCGACCACCAGATCATTCCCGATTTCATCACGCTGCCCGGCATCCTGATCGGTATTTCCATCGCACCCCTGGTCATGTCGGCGCTGGGCGAACCGCTCCCGTTCTATCTCGGCCGCCTGATGCCCCATGCGGGACACTATCTCGCCGGATTCGTCAACTCCGTTACCGGGATGCTGTGCGGCGCCGTGCCGCTCCTTGCTATCGGCTGGCTGTGGGAGAAGCTCAGGCACATCGAGGCCATGGGCGGCGGCGACGTGAAACTGATGGGCATGGTGGGCTCTTTTCTGGGCTGGAAGGGCGCGCTGCTCACGATCATGCTCGGCGCGATCTCCGGGTCGATCATCGGCATCGCCCTGATCCTGCTCAAGCGACACCAGATGGAGAAGGTGATCCCCTTCGGCCCTTTTCTCGCCCTCGGCGCCGTGGTGACCGCGTTCTACGGGCCTGAACTCATAGACTGGTACGTTTCCCTGATCAGGACATGA
- a CDS encoding ATP-binding protein, translated as MNLHFYSILLGCLILFAGAGMVWSAARRYHRRSVGGNEERGKPEETAFIINAFHEVTKQLKEKERELERLKLLAEQRAENVESYNENILQCVTSGVMTFDRDCLLTTVNRSAVDMLHISLSDARGKSCRELFNDDIICRAVRETVEHRVPSQRLESALDRPGGKVWLGFNTAVLTDRHGEALGVILSFSDLTEVKRLQEQMELRERLTALGEMSAGIAHELRNPMAVIAGYLNLLSKKTDERSQTIIRDITAEINGMNRIIGDLLTFARPASLNRVSVSARELIEGCVANVLQATNAESRVRTLIAVEDRTLSIDEVLMRQAFSNLIQNAVEAMPDGGTISIDARGERNYSVAITDTGSGIAPEMIRKIFLPFFTTKDKGVGLGLALTHKIVLSHGGRIDVQSTEGKGTAFTVILPG; from the coding sequence ATGAACCTTCACTTCTACTCGATACTCCTCGGGTGTTTGATCCTTTTCGCGGGCGCAGGCATGGTCTGGAGCGCTGCGAGACGGTATCACCGCAGGTCCGTCGGCGGGAACGAGGAGCGGGGAAAGCCCGAGGAAACCGCCTTCATCATCAACGCTTTCCATGAGGTCACGAAGCAGCTGAAGGAGAAGGAAAGAGAGCTCGAGCGGCTCAAGTTGCTGGCGGAGCAGCGGGCCGAGAACGTCGAGAGCTACAACGAGAACATCCTCCAGTGCGTGACGAGCGGCGTCATGACCTTCGACCGGGACTGCCTCCTGACCACGGTCAACCGCTCTGCCGTGGACATGCTCCACATCAGTCTGAGCGATGCCAGGGGAAAGAGCTGCCGCGAACTATTCAATGACGATATCATCTGCAGGGCCGTCCGGGAGACCGTTGAGCACCGGGTCCCTTCCCAACGGCTCGAATCGGCGCTGGACCGGCCGGGGGGAAAGGTCTGGCTGGGATTTAACACGGCCGTCCTGACGGACCGTCACGGCGAGGCCCTGGGAGTCATCCTTTCGTTCTCCGACCTCACGGAGGTGAAGCGCCTCCAGGAACAGATGGAGCTCCGGGAGCGGCTGACCGCCCTGGGAGAGATGTCCGCGGGCATCGCCCATGAGCTGCGCAATCCCATGGCGGTCATCGCCGGCTACCTCAACCTGCTCTCGAAGAAGACCGACGAACGCAGCCAGACGATCATCCGCGACATCACGGCGGAGATCAACGGCATGAACCGCATCATCGGCGATCTCCTCACCTTTGCGCGGCCGGCCTCATTGAACCGGGTCAGCGTGAGCGCCAGGGAACTGATCGAGGGATGCGTTGCAAACGTTCTGCAGGCGACGAATGCGGAGTCCCGGGTCAGGACCTTGATTGCCGTAGAGGACCGGACGCTGTCGATCGATGAAGTGCTCATGCGGCAGGCATTCAGCAATCTCATCCAGAATGCGGTGGAGGCCATGCCTGACGGGGGAACGATATCCATCGATGCACGGGGAGAACGCAACTACTCGGTCGCCATAACCGACACGGGCTCCGGCATCGCCCCGGAAATGATCAGGAAAATATTTCTTCCTTTCTTCACGACGAAGGACAAGGGGGTCGGCCTCGGCCTCGCCCTGACGCACAAGATCGTCCTTTCCCACGGGGGGAGGATCGACGTGCAAAGCACGGAAGGGAAGGGAACGGCGTTCACGGTGATACTGCCAGGTTGA
- a CDS encoding sigma-54 dependent transcriptional regulator has protein sequence MDTILVIEDKESMLDMLKQTLEAEGYQVITARDGAEGIKKLSDERIGLVLTDLKLPRKDGFEVLKTVNEDNPLLPVIVMTAYGTIEVAVKAVKQGAYDFLTKPFDMDHLLVLIKRALDASRIATENILLKEELAERLGLPKIIGKSTQLQEITAKIQKAAPTNATVLVHGESGTGKELFARAIHYLSLRKDGPFVAINSAAIPRELLESELFGYERGAFTGADARKLGKLELADKGTVFLDEIGDMDLALQAKLLRVLQEQVIERVGGGKPIKIDVRVIAATNKDIEKAVSAKLFRDDLFYRLNVFPITIPPLRERRDDIPPLARHFLVKYTAEVRKGPLAISDEAMEILMKSPWRGNVRELENVIERSVIYADGGVIRAQDLGISETNIINALSEHVPMDGPLHAIAEAATRIAESRRIRQVLKQTGGNKSRAAEVLQVSYKTLLTKIKDYQLEEKSAE, from the coding sequence ATGGACACAATCCTCGTCATCGAAGACAAAGAAAGCATGCTTGACATGCTGAAGCAGACCCTCGAAGCGGAGGGCTACCAGGTGATCACCGCGCGCGACGGCGCCGAAGGCATCAAGAAGCTTTCCGACGAACGGATCGGTCTCGTGCTGACCGACCTGAAGCTGCCCCGGAAGGACGGCTTCGAGGTGCTCAAGACCGTGAACGAGGACAACCCTCTCCTGCCGGTCATCGTTATGACCGCCTACGGCACGATCGAGGTCGCGGTCAAGGCCGTCAAGCAGGGCGCCTATGATTTCCTGACAAAGCCCTTCGACATGGACCATCTCCTGGTGCTCATCAAGCGCGCCCTCGACGCGAGCCGCATCGCGACCGAGAACATCCTGCTGAAGGAAGAGCTCGCCGAAAGGCTCGGCCTTCCGAAGATCATCGGGAAAAGCACCCAGCTCCAGGAGATCACGGCAAAGATACAGAAAGCTGCCCCCACCAACGCCACCGTCCTGGTACACGGCGAGAGCGGCACGGGCAAGGAGCTCTTCGCGAGGGCCATCCACTACCTGAGCCTGCGCAAGGACGGCCCCTTTGTAGCGATCAATTCCGCCGCCATCCCGCGGGAACTGCTGGAAAGCGAGCTCTTCGGCTACGAACGGGGCGCCTTCACCGGCGCCGATGCGCGCAAGCTCGGAAAGCTCGAACTCGCCGACAAGGGAACGGTGTTCCTCGACGAGATCGGGGACATGGACCTGGCGCTCCAGGCTAAATTGCTCCGCGTGCTCCAGGAACAGGTGATCGAGCGCGTGGGAGGCGGCAAGCCGATCAAGATCGACGTCAGGGTCATCGCGGCCACGAACAAGGATATCGAAAAAGCGGTCTCGGCCAAGCTGTTCCGCGATGACCTGTTCTACCGCCTGAACGTGTTCCCGATCACCATTCCGCCGCTGCGTGAACGGCGCGATGACATTCCGCCCCTGGCCCGGCACTTCCTGGTAAAATACACCGCCGAGGTGCGGAAGGGTCCGCTCGCGATCTCCGATGAGGCCATGGAGATCCTGATGAAGTCTCCCTGGCGGGGGAACGTGCGGGAGCTCGAAAACGTGATCGAACGCTCCGTGATCTATGCGGACGGCGGCGTCATCAGGGCCCAGGACCTCGGGATCAGCGAGACGAACATCATCAACGCCCTGTCCGAACACGTTCCCATGGACGGCCCGCTCCATGCCATAGCCGAGGCAGCCACGCGCATCGCCGAGTCGCGCAGGATCCGTCAGGTGCTGAAGCAGACCGGCGGGAACAAGTCCCGCGCCGCCGAGGTCCTGCAGGTGAGCTACAAGACGCTGCTGACGAAGATCAAGGACTATCAGCTGGAAGAGAAGAGCGCCGAGTAG
- the ligA gene encoding NAD-dependent DNA ligase LigA, with the protein MKKIPADIKKEIEKLTAQINEHNYRYHVLDAPVISDEEYDRLFRRLQEIETKYGYSLPDSPTQRVGAPPLDKFEKVKHTEPMLSLENAFSYDKVRDFDQRVKKRLIERIGTYEGDLEYTVEPKYDGLAIELTYKKGRLTRASTRGDGYEGEEVTRNIKTVKAIPLRIEGVDIPAEIDIRGEVYMDIDEFEKMNKEREKSEETLFANPRNAAAGSVRQLDPTVTEKRKLHMACYGLGAAKGIDFKSQTDFIAWLKQAHFPTPARFSVVTGIDKVIEAIKKIEGERPKLPFETDGAVVKVNEFRLQRELGFKTREPRWAIAFKFAAHQGTTQIENIIASVGRTGTITPVAMLKPVPIGGVTVSRSTLHNWDEIERKDIRIGDTVVVERAGDVIPHIVTVIKEKRTGQEREFPPPSHCPVCGSRVVRDEGEVAFRCIGLNCAAQVLERIYHYASRGAMDIEGLGGKSVELLYEKGLIRHFVDLYRLRKEQLLELPRFAEKSAQNLIDAIEKSKKTTLSKFLYALGILHVGEFAAKQLAKNFEKIDDLYHVPAERIMEIKQMGEKLAASLSGFFSEKENLQTLETLKKLGVIIANPGYEGGKSRDQGPLHDWTFVITGALTRPRNEIEEFIERNGGRTAGSVSKKTDYVVAGKEAGSKLDKARDLGVKVISESELYRLAEKSS; encoded by the coding sequence ATGAAAAAAATTCCCGCAGACATCAAGAAAGAGATCGAGAAGCTTACAGCACAAATCAACGAGCACAATTACCGGTACCACGTCCTCGATGCACCGGTCATCTCAGACGAAGAATACGACCGTCTCTTCAGGCGTCTTCAGGAGATCGAAACAAAGTACGGTTACAGCCTGCCTGATTCCCCAACCCAGCGTGTCGGCGCGCCACCGCTCGATAAATTCGAAAAAGTTAAGCACACCGAACCAATGTTATCACTGGAGAATGCATTCAGCTATGATAAAGTGCGTGATTTTGATCAGAGAGTAAAAAAGAGGCTCATTGAGAGAATAGGTACTTATGAAGGAGATTTAGAGTATACAGTTGAGCCGAAATATGATGGTCTTGCTATAGAACTGACTTATAAAAAAGGTCGCCTAACGCGCGCTTCCACTCGTGGTGATGGGTATGAGGGTGAAGAAGTTACCCGGAACATCAAGACCGTAAAGGCCATACCGCTCAGGATAGAAGGCGTGGACATTCCTGCTGAGATCGACATCCGCGGTGAAGTCTATATGGACATAGATGAATTCGAAAAAATGAATAAGGAACGTGAGAAGAGTGAAGAAACCCTTTTCGCCAATCCCCGCAATGCCGCAGCCGGTTCCGTTCGTCAGCTCGATCCGACGGTAACGGAGAAGAGGAAGCTCCATATGGCCTGCTACGGCCTCGGAGCGGCAAAAGGGATCGATTTTAAAAGTCAGACGGACTTCATCGCATGGCTCAAGCAGGCCCACTTCCCGACTCCGGCTCGCTTTTCTGTCGTGACCGGCATCGATAAGGTGATCGAGGCCATCAAAAAGATCGAGGGAGAGCGGCCGAAGCTGCCGTTCGAAACGGACGGGGCCGTCGTCAAGGTAAATGAGTTCAGGCTGCAGCGCGAGCTCGGTTTCAAGACCCGCGAGCCGCGATGGGCGATCGCGTTCAAATTCGCGGCCCACCAGGGCACGACGCAGATCGAGAACATCATCGCGAGCGTGGGAAGGACGGGAACGATCACGCCGGTGGCAATGCTGAAGCCGGTCCCGATTGGCGGTGTAACCGTCTCCCGGTCAACGCTCCACAACTGGGACGAGATCGAGCGAAAGGACATCCGGATCGGCGATACGGTCGTGGTCGAGCGGGCCGGGGATGTGATCCCCCATATTGTGACCGTGATCAAGGAGAAGCGCACGGGTCAGGAACGGGAATTTCCTCCTCCCTCGCACTGCCCGGTCTGCGGGTCCCGTGTCGTGCGCGATGAAGGGGAGGTGGCCTTCCGGTGCATCGGCCTCAACTGCGCCGCCCAGGTGCTGGAACGCATCTACCACTACGCGTCACGCGGGGCAATGGACATCGAGGGGCTTGGCGGAAAGAGCGTGGAGCTTCTGTATGAAAAAGGGCTGATCAGGCATTTCGTCGACCTCTACCGGCTCAGGAAAGAACAGCTGCTGGAGCTGCCCCGGTTCGCGGAAAAATCTGCGCAGAACCTGATCGACGCCATAGAAAAGAGCAAGAAGACCACACTCAGCAAGTTTTTGTACGCCCTCGGCATTCTCCATGTGGGTGAGTTCGCGGCAAAGCAGCTGGCGAAGAACTTCGAGAAAATCGACGATCTCTATCACGTCCCGGCCGAGCGGATCATGGAGATAAAACAGATGGGCGAGAAACTTGCCGCTTCCCTGTCCGGCTTTTTCAGCGAGAAGGAGAATCTTCAGACTCTTGAGACCCTGAAAAAACTGGGCGTCATAATAGCGAATCCCGGTTATGAAGGCGGTAAATCAAGGGACCAGGGCCCCTTGCATGACTGGACGTTCGTGATCACCGGGGCGCTCACCCGCCCTCGAAACGAGATCGAAGAGTTCATTGAACGAAACGGAGGCCGAACGGCAGGTTCCGTTTCGAAAAAGACCGACTACGTTGTGGCGGGTAAGGAAGCAGGCAGTAAACTGGACAAGGCGAGAGACCTGGGCGTCAAGGTCATAAGCGAGTCGGAATTGTACCGGCTGGCCGAAAAAAGCAGCTGA
- a CDS encoding deoxyribonuclease IV, protein MNMKLGFHVSISGGFSLAVDRAHELGCSCMQIFSRNPRGWTVKPLDRNDIAEFKRLREQWDIAPVFVHTNYLINLASPKSDLYEKSIEQFVIDLERTDALGAEFLVTHLGSAKGQSAEWMIERVSDAVNMAMKLHDPKATVLLENTAGEAGDVGYTLEQVQEVISRLHDPSRIGMCYDTCHGFAAGYDIRTKKDVDCLAKKIDATVGLQRLKGMHLNDCLRDFNSRIDRHWHIGDGRIGLDGFQELLNHPAFSSVPKVMETPKETEEDDPRNMKVVRSLLKRGKQ, encoded by the coding sequence ATGAATATGAAACTTGGTTTTCATGTTTCCATATCGGGCGGCTTCTCTCTCGCCGTCGACCGGGCCCACGAACTCGGCTGCTCCTGCATGCAGATATTCAGCAGGAACCCCCGGGGCTGGACCGTCAAGCCGCTTGATAGGAATGATATAGCGGAATTCAAGAGACTTCGGGAGCAGTGGGACATTGCTCCCGTGTTCGTCCATACGAACTACCTGATCAACCTTGCTTCCCCAAAATCCGATCTGTACGAAAAATCGATCGAACAGTTCGTGATCGACCTTGAGCGGACAGATGCTCTTGGCGCCGAGTTTCTGGTGACCCACCTGGGGTCGGCAAAAGGCCAGAGTGCCGAGTGGATGATCGAACGGGTTTCCGACGCTGTAAACATGGCTATGAAGCTGCACGATCCGAAAGCAACGGTCCTGCTCGAAAACACCGCAGGGGAGGCCGGTGATGTGGGGTATACGCTCGAACAGGTCCAGGAGGTCATTTCGCGCCTGCATGATCCCTCGCGCATCGGCATGTGCTACGACACCTGTCATGGATTCGCTGCCGGCTACGATATCAGGACGAAGAAGGATGTGGACTGCCTGGCGAAGAAGATCGATGCAACGGTCGGCCTGCAGCGTCTGAAGGGGATGCACCTGAACGACTGCCTGCGCGACTTCAACTCCCGCATCGACCGCCACTGGCATATCGGGGACGGCAGGATCGGCCTGGACGGCTTTCAGGAACTGCTCAATCATCCCGCCTTCAGCAGCGTCCCCAAGGTCATGGAAACGCCGAAGGAAACCGAGGAGGACGACCCGAGGAATATGAAGGTCGTGAGATCCCTGTTGAAACGAGGAAAACAATGA